In Gemmata obscuriglobus, a single genomic region encodes these proteins:
- a CDS encoding ABC exporter membrane fusion protein: MRSSRRAGRTVSMLLIGLTALAAGAAGGYFLSGRARQPASSSDAPGGPANSDRVTALGRLQPEGGVVPVYGPPGDRIAKLYPVAVGQPLNVNAPIAELASRRDRLQEVQVARTQLDEATAAHAAAKRAGEKKIAAAGAELNQAKANKVSDLAALDAKLKAVELQSQTAAKQVDRLRSLKTAPEDLERVELLKAQADAELSATRATRDKTQTTYEETEKAAQARIAAAKAELDEALARTPIKSSAEKVQLAEQLAELTILKAPVSGVVLKVSGREGMPTGTEPILQLADLTKMTAVAEVYESDVARLAGWVRGGPVSAEVTNPALPKPLAGAVRSEADVTRMIARNQVFAMGPREDADRRVVEVVVHLDAASSADAGRFVGLQVTVAFAPPGR, translated from the coding sequence ATGCGGTCCTCACGCCGGGCCGGGCGCACGGTCTCAATGCTCCTGATCGGGTTGACGGCGCTCGCGGCCGGGGCCGCCGGCGGGTACTTCCTTTCCGGCCGCGCGCGCCAACCGGCTTCGTCGTCCGACGCACCGGGCGGTCCCGCGAACTCGGACCGCGTGACCGCGCTCGGACGGCTCCAGCCCGAAGGCGGCGTGGTTCCCGTTTACGGTCCGCCGGGCGACCGGATCGCGAAGTTGTACCCGGTCGCGGTCGGTCAGCCGCTAAACGTCAACGCGCCGATCGCCGAACTCGCGAGCCGCCGGGACCGGTTACAGGAAGTGCAAGTCGCGAGAACGCAACTCGACGAGGCGACCGCGGCGCACGCCGCCGCGAAGCGGGCGGGTGAGAAGAAGATCGCCGCCGCCGGGGCCGAGCTGAACCAGGCGAAGGCGAACAAGGTCAGCGATCTGGCCGCGCTGGACGCGAAGTTGAAGGCCGTGGAGCTTCAATCGCAGACCGCCGCGAAGCAGGTCGATCGGCTCCGGAGCTTGAAAACCGCCCCGGAAGACCTGGAGCGCGTCGAACTGCTCAAGGCCCAGGCCGATGCCGAGTTGTCCGCGACGCGCGCGACGCGCGACAAGACGCAGACCACTTACGAGGAAACCGAGAAGGCCGCACAGGCCCGCATCGCGGCCGCGAAGGCGGAGCTGGACGAGGCGCTCGCCCGCACCCCGATCAAGTCGTCGGCGGAGAAGGTGCAGCTCGCGGAGCAGCTCGCCGAACTCACGATTCTCAAGGCGCCCGTGTCCGGGGTCGTGCTGAAGGTGAGCGGGCGCGAAGGGATGCCGACCGGCACCGAACCGATTTTGCAGCTCGCCGACCTGACCAAAATGACCGCGGTGGCCGAGGTGTACGAGAGCGACGTGGCGCGGCTCGCGGGCTGGGTCCGCGGCGGGCCGGTGTCCGCCGAGGTGACCAACCCGGCGCTCCCGAAGCCGCTGGCGGGTGCGGTGCGATCGGAGGCCGACGTCACGCGCATGATCGCGCGCAACCAGGTGTTCGCGATGGGGCCGCGCGAGGACGCCGACCGGCGCGTGGTGGAGGTGGTCGTTCACCTCGACGCCGCGAGCAGCGCGGACGCCGGGCGGTTCGTGGGGCTTCAGGTGACGGTCGCGTTCGCCCCTCCGGGGCGCTAA
- a CDS encoding FtsX-like permease family protein: MTPLRLAWANLVHKRTRTLIAVTGVAFAVVLVFMELGMLGGVGRTATILYDKLQFDLLITSREYLDLSRAPEFPRARLAQARVAGVADVIPVSFGVAGWRAPRHETPFGTTEPGGALSVNIVAAPPDRLDRAFAVGDGGAFGSAAEARDAGRRLARLDTFLLDERSKPEFGDAAQLRRLPPDGSGGDLVRVNGRRASVVGAFNLGTGFSWNGMLLTSEETYSDFVMRSRDSVSFGLVQLEPGADPGAARQRLRAVLPPDVKVYTRAEINADERGYWLRLTSIGQFLLVAVVLAVVVGVIFVYQMMAADIRNMLPEYATVKALGYRPPYLTGVVLGQAVLLAVFGYVPGFAAALGLYYVARNFGGIPTQMTVEIAAGVLVLTCVMCLASGLLAVRKVHTADPADLF, encoded by the coding sequence ATGACCCCTTTGCGGCTCGCGTGGGCCAACCTGGTGCACAAGCGCACCCGGACGCTGATCGCCGTCACCGGCGTGGCGTTCGCGGTGGTGCTGGTGTTCATGGAACTCGGGATGCTCGGCGGGGTCGGGCGCACCGCGACCATCCTCTACGACAAGCTCCAGTTCGACTTACTCATCACCTCCCGCGAGTACCTCGACCTGAGCCGCGCGCCGGAGTTCCCGCGCGCGCGGCTGGCCCAGGCGCGCGTCGCGGGCGTCGCCGATGTCATTCCCGTGTCGTTCGGGGTTGCGGGCTGGCGGGCGCCGCGCCACGAGACGCCGTTCGGTACGACCGAGCCCGGCGGGGCGCTGAGCGTGAACATCGTCGCCGCCCCGCCGGACCGGCTCGACCGGGCCTTTGCGGTGGGGGACGGCGGCGCGTTCGGGTCCGCGGCCGAGGCCCGCGACGCCGGCCGCCGGCTCGCGCGCCTCGACACGTTCCTGCTCGACGAGCGCTCCAAGCCAGAGTTCGGCGACGCGGCGCAGCTCCGGCGCCTCCCGCCGGACGGCAGCGGCGGCGACCTGGTGCGCGTCAACGGCCGGCGCGCGAGCGTCGTCGGGGCCTTCAACCTCGGCACCGGGTTCAGTTGGAACGGGATGCTGCTCACGAGCGAAGAAACGTATTCCGACTTCGTGATGCGCTCCCGGGACTCCGTGAGCTTCGGTCTGGTGCAGCTCGAACCGGGGGCCGACCCGGGTGCGGCCCGGCAGCGGCTCCGGGCGGTGCTGCCGCCGGACGTGAAGGTGTACACGCGGGCCGAGATCAACGCGGACGAGCGCGGCTACTGGCTCCGGCTCACCTCGATCGGGCAGTTCCTGCTGGTGGCGGTGGTGCTGGCGGTCGTGGTCGGGGTGATCTTCGTGTACCAGATGATGGCCGCCGACATCCGGAACATGCTGCCCGAGTACGCGACGGTGAAGGCCCTGGGCTACCGCCCGCCGTACCTGACCGGCGTGGTGCTGGGGCAGGCGGTGCTGCTCGCGGTGTTCGGGTACGTCCCGGGTTTCGCCGCTGCGCTCGGGCTGTATTATGTGGCGAGGAACTTCGGCGGCATCCCGACCCAAATGACGGTCGAGATCGCCGCCGGCGTGCTCGTGCTGACGTGCGTCATGTGCCTCGCGTCCGGGCTGCTGGCCGTGCGGAAGGTCCACACGGCGGACCCGGCGGATCTGTTTTAA
- the devC gene encoding ABC transporter permease DevC: protein MRPPPVPLAWKNLTHDRVRFGLFASGIGFAVVLMGVQYGIMNAMLDSNTVLIERLKGDIVLINPNKASLLYREGVSRRRIAEAEGVAGVASAHPVFVEYSTAALRHTADDPAARTSTRRVRVIGVDPNADLLNLPGVSADDWRELNTPGTALYDRASRAHPDRTRHPGESVFGKLAPGTLTELAGRDVRLVAGFEMGFDFGTDGSVVVGDRTFSQWVREPYYPMSPLAEADIGVVKLRPGADPRAVKAALQAKFAPGGDVLVLTRAEMVSREKGFWWSNTPIGFAFGAGVLLGFVVGMVICYQILASDVADHLPEYATLKAIGYTNRYLSWVVLQEALVLAVAGFAPGIVVTFGTYLLLTDLTGLPMILRPARFALVLALTVVMCAASGLLAVSKVKKVDPADVF, encoded by the coding sequence ATGCGTCCTCCACCCGTACCGCTGGCCTGGAAGAACCTGACGCACGACCGGGTGCGGTTCGGGCTGTTCGCCTCGGGCATCGGGTTCGCCGTGGTGCTGATGGGCGTGCAGTACGGGATCATGAACGCCATGCTGGACAGCAACACCGTGCTGATCGAGCGGCTCAAGGGGGACATCGTCCTCATCAACCCGAACAAGGCGTCGCTGCTGTACCGCGAGGGGGTGTCGCGGCGGCGCATCGCCGAGGCGGAAGGCGTCGCCGGGGTGGCGAGCGCGCACCCGGTGTTCGTGGAGTATTCGACGGCCGCGCTCCGTCACACCGCCGACGATCCGGCCGCCCGCACCAGCACCCGACGGGTGCGGGTCATCGGCGTCGACCCGAACGCCGACCTGTTAAACCTCCCCGGGGTGTCGGCGGACGACTGGCGCGAACTCAACACGCCCGGGACCGCCCTTTATGACCGCGCGAGCCGGGCGCACCCGGACCGGACGCGGCACCCGGGCGAGTCGGTGTTCGGAAAGCTGGCCCCCGGAACGCTGACCGAACTGGCGGGCCGCGACGTTCGGCTGGTGGCCGGGTTCGAAATGGGGTTCGATTTCGGCACCGACGGCAGCGTGGTCGTCGGCGACCGCACCTTCTCGCAGTGGGTGCGCGAGCCGTACTACCCGATGAGCCCGCTGGCGGAGGCCGACATCGGGGTGGTGAAGTTGCGGCCCGGGGCCGACCCCCGCGCGGTCAAGGCCGCGCTCCAGGCGAAGTTCGCTCCGGGCGGTGACGTGCTGGTCCTCACGCGCGCCGAGATGGTGTCGCGCGAGAAGGGGTTCTGGTGGAGCAACACGCCGATCGGGTTCGCGTTCGGCGCCGGCGTGCTGCTGGGGTTCGTGGTCGGGATGGTGATCTGCTACCAGATCCTCGCGAGCGACGTGGCCGACCACCTGCCCGAGTACGCGACGCTCAAGGCCATCGGTTACACGAACCGCTACCTGAGCTGGGTCGTGCTGCAGGAGGCGCTCGTCCTCGCGGTGGCCGGGTTCGCCCCCGGGATCGTGGTCACCTTCGGTACTTATCTTCTGCTCACCGACCTGACCGGTTTGCCGATGATACTGAGGCCGGCGCGGTTCGCTCTGGTGCTGGCGCTGACCGTCGTGATGTGCGCCGCGTCCGGGCTGCTCGCGGTGAGCAAGGTCAAGAAGGTGGACCCCGCCGATGTCTTCTGA